The sequence below is a genomic window from Numenius arquata unplaced genomic scaffold, bNumArq3.hap1.1 HAP1_SCAFFOLD_86, whole genome shotgun sequence.
CAGCAGGGGCAGCCCCCGCTGGCGGCCGTAGGCCCAGTAGAGGTAGGGGAAGAGGAGGACGCGGCAGAGGAGGAAGGTCACCAGCAGGGCCACCCCGTTGAGCTTGTGGAGAGCCGTGTGTTGGCGCTGGtactgcaggggaggggggagaagagagggtgaggggggggggacacacccccAGGCATCCGGGAGCGGGGGGAGGGGGTGATATGGGGTTGAGGGACCTATGGCCACCTGAGATTTCTCCTGGAGACACCAGAGGTTGGGAACGTCACATCTACCCAGGGGTTGAGGGACCCATGCCCACCTGAGATGTTCTGGGGACGCCAGGACACCCCATGTCAGTGTGGGAACCCCAGGGGTTGAGGGACCCATGCCCACCTGAGATGTTCTGGGGACGCCAGGACACCCCATGTCAGTGTGGGAACCCCAGGGGTTGAGGGACCCATCGCCACCTGAGATGTTCTGGGGACCCATGGCCACCCCACGTTGGTATGGGGGGCCCTATCGGTTTGGAGGACCCCTGGCCACTCAAGATGTCTTCTTGGAGCCCCAGGGGTTGGTGGCATGTGGGGTTGGGGACCTGTGGCCACCCACCACCCTCAGGGAAGCCCAGGCTCACCAGGATGAGGACCTTGCTGAGGCAGACGAAAGGGGTGCTGAGCTCAGCCATCAGGAGACACCCCAAGAAGAAGTCACCCTTCCCCTGGCGCCACAGCTGGGGGAACACAGGGTGAAGtgagatgtccccaaggtgtccccaaggagACCCCATCCCCGTTCCTGctccccatggccatggggaAGGCAATGAGCAGCATAGGGACATGGTGGACCTCCACGAGCACATCCATGCCAATGgcatgtccatctgtcccatgtccccacgtgtccccaacCCATCCCAttgtccccagctgtccccaagtgtccccatctccatccccacagcCATGGCGGCGTGGTGGACCTCCATAACCACATCTATCCCAAAGTGACGTCCTTCCATCCCATGTTCCTTAGCCACCCCCATGTCCTCACCATATCCCTGTGTCCCTGAGGTGTCCCCAAATGCCcccgcatccctgtccccactcaCGGCGGCCACCGGGAAGCAGACGAGCACCATGGCGGCGTGGTGGAGCACCATCAGGAGGTCCTTGCGGAGGTAGGAGCTGGCGGCTGCCCTCAGGGATGGGGGAGGTGCCACCTCGTGTCCCTTCACCCGTCCCCGGTGCCAGTGACACAGGAACATGGCGTAGACGTCGTAGATGAAGTAGGGGACGGCGAACTGGGGGTACGTCCCCGCCAGCCAGTGCCtggggtggggcaggggggtgacatcaggggacccaggtgtccagggaaCCCTGTGGCACCCCCTTGGGgaacccaggtgtccaggggaccttggggacccccagcgtgggggacccaggagttcagGGATTCTTGGGACACCTAATgtgggggacccaggagttcggGCACCCCAACTCGGGGGACCCCAGTGTCTGGGGACCCCAAATGGGGGAACCCAGGTGTCTGGGAGACCTTGAGGAACCCCCGGTATGGgggacccaggaatttggggacccctgggggacccaggtgtctgggaggCCTGTCTCTGtctggcagaatcacctctctggatctgctggcaacacttcttttgatgcagcccaggatgtgattggccttttgggctgcgagagcacattgcctgctcatgtccagcttctcgtccatcagcacccccaagtccctttcctcagggctgctttctaatacctcatcccccagtctgtatttatactgaggattgtttcttcccaggtgcagaatcctgcacttgcttttgttgaacctcatgaggttcatctgggcccacctctccagcctgttgatgggtggacggttcggtggataaggaattggctgaatggtcgcacccagagggtggtactcaatggctttaagtccagatggagagcagtgacaagtggtgtccctcaagggtccgtcctgggaccagtactgtttaacatttttatcaaagacatagacagagggattgagagcaccaccagcaagtttgcagatgacaccaagctgtgtggtggtgtcgatacaccggagggacgggatgtcattcagagggacctggacaggctggagaggtgggcccagatgaacctcatgaggttcaacaaaagcaagtgcaggattctgcacctgggaagaaacaatcctcgggataaatacagcctgggggatgaggtattagaaagcagccctgaggaaagggacttgggggtgctgatggacgagaagctggacatgagcaggcagtgtgctctcgcagcccagaaggccaatcacatcctgggctgcatcaaaagaagtgttgtcagcagatccggagaggtgattctgccactttactctgctctggtgagacctcacctggagcactgtgtgcaggtctggagccctcaatatagaaagcacatggacctgatggagcgggtccagaggagggccaccaaaatgatcagggggctggagcacctctcctatgaggacagactgagggagctggggttgtttagcttggagaaaaggaggctccggggagacctcagagcggccttccagtccctgaggggggctacaggaaggctggggagggtctgtttccaaaggcctgcagcgacaggacgaggggcaatggttttaagctggagaaggggagatttagattggatattaggaaaaaattctttaccatgagggtggtggaacactggaacaggttgcccagggaggtggttgaggccccttcccttgagatattcaaggtgaagctcgacgaggccctgggcaacctggtctagttgggggtgtccctgctgactgcggggaggtcggactagatgacctttggaggtcccttccggcctggaccaatctatgaatctatgaatctatgaatctatgaatctagaccttgacgggtgatgcagttctctgtccagctgtgatgcagaagatcatgataataatttccggaatcgcagttttgctggtccagtacattcggaggtccatttctgctcaagtgggggatcttcctcacgctTTGGAgtcttccattgtttacgtctttgtaatcctaaaggtcctaaaggttccgaagtccactgcttatctggagcctttttcactcgggagcagtgaatccaggctggctgttctttttactttgattgcagtgaaggtg
It includes:
- the LOC141477836 gene encoding ceramide synthase-like gives rise to the protein MEDSKAHWLAGTYPQFAVPYFIYDVYAMFLCHWHRGRVKGHEVAPPPSLRAAASSYLRKDLLMVLHHAAMVLVCFPVAALWRQGKGDFFLGCLLMAELSTPFVCLSKVLILYQRQHTALHKLNGVALLVTFLLCRVLLFPYLYWAYGRQRGLPLLRVPGALPPAYNAAAAALLAPQLYWFALICRGAWRLFRTPPPPPAPAKPP